The Dreissena polymorpha isolate Duluth1 chromosome 10, UMN_Dpol_1.0, whole genome shotgun sequence genome includes a region encoding these proteins:
- the LOC127847652 gene encoding A disintegrin and metalloproteinase with thrombospondin motifs adt-1-like isoform X2 translates to MTMHIGCVIFVGVLLTAELSECLECFNCQNIGDPHACTNTSQCSNGQSCFLQTVHDSNNERYNMGCQNNQLCSSSGVDTGAIIGRSIQRRQHYACHECCSTSSCNDQLCAHRKPSACVDDPTLDCARLNSLFNVCADVHHVKTTCPKFCGLCQLVDGNWAEWGTWASCSVSCENGTQTRARSCTNPSPSNGGLNCSGPAVQTKLCSNQLCPVHGNWSEWSAWLGCSVTCDVGLRERTRTCTNPKPDRSGDYCVGNPSQYTVCLTDPCYTRNGGWSSWGSYQGCSVTCGVGLKLRNRTCTNPSPSAYGKACDGNTEAFAVCVNRPCTTVAFIAHGVNTIANNVGAFPTIVLNEGNAYSSSTGHFTAPVDGIYSFAAQICTYANKYANYSIMKGDASMNNTTRIMTSYRNGPGTSCGSASTHVELSKNEHVWVHMIVQSDSTTLYEDSNIWTFFTGALTQEI, encoded by the exons ATGACCATGCATATTG GTTGTGTGATTTTTGTTGGGGTGCTGTTAACCGCAGAGTTATCTG aatgccTGGAATGTTTCAACTGTCAAAACATAGGTGACCCACATGCGTGTACTAACACAAGTCAATGCTCAAATGGCCAG TCCTGCTTTTTGCAAACTGTCCACGATAGCAACAATGAACGGTACAACATGGGGTGCCAAAACAATCAg TTGTGCAGCTCATCTGGTGTAGACACTGGTGCAATCATCGGTCGTTCCATCCAGAGAAGACAGCATTACGCCTGCCACGAGTGTTGCAGCACGAGCAGCTGCAATGACCAATTATGTGCTCACAGAAAGC CATCGGCGTGCGTTGACGATCCCACACTGGACTGTGCTCGGCTGAACTCCCTTTTTAACGTATGTGCTGACGTGCATCATGTTAAAACGACTTGCCCAAAGTTCTGTGGATTGTGCCAGCTCG TGGATGGCAATTGGGCAGAATGGGGGACCTGGGCTTCATGTAGTGTCAGCTGTGAAAACGGAACTCAGACACGAGCACGCAGCTGTACAAACCCGTCCCCAAGTAATGGCGGACTCAACTGCAGTGGACCAGCTGTTCAAACTAAATTATGCTCTAACCAGCTCTGTCCAG TGCACGGCAACTGGTCGGAATGGTCCGCGTGGTTAGGTTGCTCTGTCACATGTGACGTGGGTCTAAGGGAGAGGACAAGAACGTGCACCAATCCTAAACCAGACCGGTCTGGAGACTATTGTGTCGGAAATCCAAGTCAATATACAGTTTGTCTTACAGACCCTTGTTATACCAGAA ATGGTGGCTGGTCCAGCTGGGGTTCTTATCAGGGCTGTTCAGTCACATGTGGAGTGGGTCTGAAGCTTCGGAACCGAACCTGTACCAACCCAAGTCCCTCTGCCTACGGGAAGGCCTGTGACGGAAACACGGAGGCGTTTGCTGTGTGTGTAAACAGACCAT GTACAACTGTGGCATTCATCGCGCATGGGGTCAACACTATTGCGAATAATGTTGGTGCGTTTCCAACAATCGTTCTCAACGAAGGAAATGCATACAGTTCAAGCACTGGACATTTTACAGCTCCAGTGGACGGCATTTACTCATTTGCTGCACAGATCTGCACTTACGCAAATAAATATGCAAACTATTCTATTATGAAAGGGGACGCTTCTATGAACAACACAACTCGTATTATGACAAGTTATCGGAATGGACCAGGTACAAGTTGCGGCTCCGCATCAACACACGTAGAGCTGAGCAAAAATGAGCACGTATGGGTGCATATGATCGTACAGTCCGATTCAACAACCTTGTATGAAGATTCTAATATCTGGACCTTTTTTACGGGGGCGCTTACTCAAGAAATTTAG
- the LOC127847652 gene encoding A disintegrin and metalloproteinase with thrombospondin motifs adt-1-like isoform X1, translating to MTMHIGSHFSGCVIFVGVLLTAELSECLECFNCQNIGDPHACTNTSQCSNGQSCFLQTVHDSNNERYNMGCQNNQLCSSSGVDTGAIIGRSIQRRQHYACHECCSTSSCNDQLCAHRKPSACVDDPTLDCARLNSLFNVCADVHHVKTTCPKFCGLCQLVDGNWAEWGTWASCSVSCENGTQTRARSCTNPSPSNGGLNCSGPAVQTKLCSNQLCPVHGNWSEWSAWLGCSVTCDVGLRERTRTCTNPKPDRSGDYCVGNPSQYTVCLTDPCYTRNGGWSSWGSYQGCSVTCGVGLKLRNRTCTNPSPSAYGKACDGNTEAFAVCVNRPCTTVAFIAHGVNTIANNVGAFPTIVLNEGNAYSSSTGHFTAPVDGIYSFAAQICTYANKYANYSIMKGDASMNNTTRIMTSYRNGPGTSCGSASTHVELSKNEHVWVHMIVQSDSTTLYEDSNIWTFFTGALTQEI from the exons ATGACCATGCATATTG GTTCGCATTTTTCAGGTTGTGTGATTTTTGTTGGGGTGCTGTTAACCGCAGAGTTATCTG aatgccTGGAATGTTTCAACTGTCAAAACATAGGTGACCCACATGCGTGTACTAACACAAGTCAATGCTCAAATGGCCAG TCCTGCTTTTTGCAAACTGTCCACGATAGCAACAATGAACGGTACAACATGGGGTGCCAAAACAATCAg TTGTGCAGCTCATCTGGTGTAGACACTGGTGCAATCATCGGTCGTTCCATCCAGAGAAGACAGCATTACGCCTGCCACGAGTGTTGCAGCACGAGCAGCTGCAATGACCAATTATGTGCTCACAGAAAGC CATCGGCGTGCGTTGACGATCCCACACTGGACTGTGCTCGGCTGAACTCCCTTTTTAACGTATGTGCTGACGTGCATCATGTTAAAACGACTTGCCCAAAGTTCTGTGGATTGTGCCAGCTCG TGGATGGCAATTGGGCAGAATGGGGGACCTGGGCTTCATGTAGTGTCAGCTGTGAAAACGGAACTCAGACACGAGCACGCAGCTGTACAAACCCGTCCCCAAGTAATGGCGGACTCAACTGCAGTGGACCAGCTGTTCAAACTAAATTATGCTCTAACCAGCTCTGTCCAG TGCACGGCAACTGGTCGGAATGGTCCGCGTGGTTAGGTTGCTCTGTCACATGTGACGTGGGTCTAAGGGAGAGGACAAGAACGTGCACCAATCCTAAACCAGACCGGTCTGGAGACTATTGTGTCGGAAATCCAAGTCAATATACAGTTTGTCTTACAGACCCTTGTTATACCAGAA ATGGTGGCTGGTCCAGCTGGGGTTCTTATCAGGGCTGTTCAGTCACATGTGGAGTGGGTCTGAAGCTTCGGAACCGAACCTGTACCAACCCAAGTCCCTCTGCCTACGGGAAGGCCTGTGACGGAAACACGGAGGCGTTTGCTGTGTGTGTAAACAGACCAT GTACAACTGTGGCATTCATCGCGCATGGGGTCAACACTATTGCGAATAATGTTGGTGCGTTTCCAACAATCGTTCTCAACGAAGGAAATGCATACAGTTCAAGCACTGGACATTTTACAGCTCCAGTGGACGGCATTTACTCATTTGCTGCACAGATCTGCACTTACGCAAATAAATATGCAAACTATTCTATTATGAAAGGGGACGCTTCTATGAACAACACAACTCGTATTATGACAAGTTATCGGAATGGACCAGGTACAAGTTGCGGCTCCGCATCAACACACGTAGAGCTGAGCAAAAATGAGCACGTATGGGTGCATATGATCGTACAGTCCGATTCAACAACCTTGTATGAAGATTCTAATATCTGGACCTTTTTTACGGGGGCGCTTACTCAAGAAATTTAG
- the LOC127847652 gene encoding A disintegrin and metalloproteinase with thrombospondin motifs adt-1-like isoform X3: MGCQNNQLCSSSGVDTGAIIGRSIQRRQHYACHECCSTSSCNDQLCAHRKPSACVDDPTLDCARLNSLFNVCADVHHVKTTCPKFCGLCQLVDGNWAEWGTWASCSVSCENGTQTRARSCTNPSPSNGGLNCSGPAVQTKLCSNQLCPVHGNWSEWSAWLGCSVTCDVGLRERTRTCTNPKPDRSGDYCVGNPSQYTVCLTDPCYTRNGGWSSWGSYQGCSVTCGVGLKLRNRTCTNPSPSAYGKACDGNTEAFAVCVNRPCTTVAFIAHGVNTIANNVGAFPTIVLNEGNAYSSSTGHFTAPVDGIYSFAAQICTYANKYANYSIMKGDASMNNTTRIMTSYRNGPGTSCGSASTHVELSKNEHVWVHMIVQSDSTTLYEDSNIWTFFTGALTQEI; the protein is encoded by the exons ATGGGGTGCCAAAACAATCAg TTGTGCAGCTCATCTGGTGTAGACACTGGTGCAATCATCGGTCGTTCCATCCAGAGAAGACAGCATTACGCCTGCCACGAGTGTTGCAGCACGAGCAGCTGCAATGACCAATTATGTGCTCACAGAAAGC CATCGGCGTGCGTTGACGATCCCACACTGGACTGTGCTCGGCTGAACTCCCTTTTTAACGTATGTGCTGACGTGCATCATGTTAAAACGACTTGCCCAAAGTTCTGTGGATTGTGCCAGCTCG TGGATGGCAATTGGGCAGAATGGGGGACCTGGGCTTCATGTAGTGTCAGCTGTGAAAACGGAACTCAGACACGAGCACGCAGCTGTACAAACCCGTCCCCAAGTAATGGCGGACTCAACTGCAGTGGACCAGCTGTTCAAACTAAATTATGCTCTAACCAGCTCTGTCCAG TGCACGGCAACTGGTCGGAATGGTCCGCGTGGTTAGGTTGCTCTGTCACATGTGACGTGGGTCTAAGGGAGAGGACAAGAACGTGCACCAATCCTAAACCAGACCGGTCTGGAGACTATTGTGTCGGAAATCCAAGTCAATATACAGTTTGTCTTACAGACCCTTGTTATACCAGAA ATGGTGGCTGGTCCAGCTGGGGTTCTTATCAGGGCTGTTCAGTCACATGTGGAGTGGGTCTGAAGCTTCGGAACCGAACCTGTACCAACCCAAGTCCCTCTGCCTACGGGAAGGCCTGTGACGGAAACACGGAGGCGTTTGCTGTGTGTGTAAACAGACCAT GTACAACTGTGGCATTCATCGCGCATGGGGTCAACACTATTGCGAATAATGTTGGTGCGTTTCCAACAATCGTTCTCAACGAAGGAAATGCATACAGTTCAAGCACTGGACATTTTACAGCTCCAGTGGACGGCATTTACTCATTTGCTGCACAGATCTGCACTTACGCAAATAAATATGCAAACTATTCTATTATGAAAGGGGACGCTTCTATGAACAACACAACTCGTATTATGACAAGTTATCGGAATGGACCAGGTACAAGTTGCGGCTCCGCATCAACACACGTAGAGCTGAGCAAAAATGAGCACGTATGGGTGCATATGATCGTACAGTCCGATTCAACAACCTTGTATGAAGATTCTAATATCTGGACCTTTTTTACGGGGGCGCTTACTCAAGAAATTTAG
- the LOC127847651 gene encoding semaphorin-5B-like, with product MYANHYIRIVFITCLINGRKVASTNISAIEGSVVRFDLPSFQSCRRYNFLNPQHLEIVSVQNTSQCNISETYRFRATCKANEDGTVVLGVHKINKTLDAGIYMIRGPQARECLLGFHVTVTSAKIPSFEESLNTGVWLEWVSWSTCNGSCFRTRTRQCSGNGVCVGGTGQEMATCTDHGKCGAHTDSITWSTWSVWGECSCEHSQRMRHRYCLDDNGQRVQCPLRTTGSYETEQCQPENCPNSRTDTITLTPNTHWGYWSPWTQCSRTCAEGQQSRSRSCLSESSQLLPNTQCVGDAVETRACQIAECSGLQDHAKQDKTITVTIPLSMIVGLVAGIVILILVIVVVILLFKLKCKKTRETGTKHTNVKNKKKNNPDQRKESSISGVHTYAEIDEDDVIDLKSETSSHSRAESIYVPLPQSPSGSYATQYKNITYNSGTQSIILDQVPENNEVAHVSEIGSNLTTSTEAPKTTTRFESRHVSLDSIGYMKPKTKWFKKPV from the exons ATGTATGCCAATCATTATATCCGGATTGTGTTCATAACGTGTCTTATAAACG GCAGAAAAGTGGCTTCCACAAACATCAGTGCAATAGAGGGGTCAGTCGTCAGGTTTGATTTACCGTCATTTCAATCATGCAGACGATACAATTTTCTTAACCCTCAACACCTCGAGATAGTATCAGTTCAAAATACGTCCCAGTGTAATATAAGCGAAACGTATCGGTTTCGAGCAACGTGCAAAGCCAACGAAGACGGAACGGTGGTTCTTGGTgtccacaaaataaataaaaccctGGACGCTGGGATTTACATGATCCGAGGACCTCAGGCGCGAGAGTGTTTGCTTGGTTTCCATGTTACAGTGACAAGTGCGAAAATACCGTCTTTTGAAG aGTCGCTCAATACCGGGGTCTGGCTAGAGTGGGTGTCGTGGTCCACGTGCAATGGTTCGTGCTTTCGGACCCGCACGAGACAGTGTTCCGGAAATGGCGTCTGTGTTGGGGGTACCGGCCAGGAGATGGCGACATGCACAGACCACGGGAAATGTGGGGCACACACAG ACAGTATCACGTGGTCTACATGGAGCGTGTGGGGCGAGTGCTCGTGCGAGCACAGTCAACGTATGCGTCACAGGTACTGCCTCGACGATAACGGTCAACGAGTCCAGTGTCCACTAAGAACGACAGGCTCATACGAGACAGAACAATGCCAACCTGAAAACTGTCCAAATTCAAGAACTG ACACAATTACGTTGACTCCAAACACACATTGGGGATATTGGTCGCCATGGACACAGTGCAGTCGCACATGTGCAGAAGGTCAGCAGTCAAGGTCACGCTCTTGTCTGAGCGAAAGCAGTCAGTTACTACCCAACACCCAATGCGTGGGCGATGCGGTCGAAACTCGGGCCTGTCAAATAGCCGAATGCAGCG GTCTGCAGGACCATGCGAAACAGGACAAAACAATCACAGTGACGATCCCTTTGTCAATGATTGTGGGCCTCGTCGCCGGGATTGTGATACTTATCTTGGTCATTGTCGTCGTGATTCTGCTCttcaaattaaaatgcaaaaAGACAAGGG AGACGGGAACAAAGCACACAAACGTAAAGAACAa aaaGAAGAATAATCCAGACCAACGAAAGGAATCGTCAATCAGTGGTGTTCACACATACGCGGAGATTGACGAAGATGACGTTATTGATTTAAAATCGGAAACGTCTAGTCATTCACGTGCTGAGTCAATATACGTGCCACTGCCACAATCGCCATCCGGGTCTTATGCGACTCAGTACAAAAACATAACGTACAACAGCGGGACGCAGTCGATAATTCTCGACCAGGTGCCAGAAAACAACGAAGTCGCACATGTTTCGGAAATTGGATCCAATCTTACGACTTCCACAGAAGCACCTAAGACGACGACAAGGTTTGAAAGTCGACACGTGTCGCTGGACAGTATCGGTTACATGAAACCGAAAACGAAATGGTTCAAGAAACCTGTATAG